The nucleotide sequence TTCCTCTTTGGTGTAGCCGTTGTCCTGAAACACGTCGATATGAGGGATCACGTTGAAGGGAATGGGGTGGGCGAACTCCTGATGCCCGGCGTCCTGGCCGTGCAGAACCTTGTGCGTCTCGGCGAGCAGTTCGTCCATGCCCTTTTGCCCGGCGCCGCTGGTGGCCTGATAGGTGCTGACGATCATGCGCTTCACGCCGTATTTGCGGTGAATCGGCGCGACGGCGACCACGGCGATGGCGGTGGTGCAGTTGGGGTTGGCGATGATGCCCCGGTGCTTCAGGGCCGCTTCCCCGTTGACCTCGGGCACGACCAGCGGCACGTCCTCGTCGTAGCGAAAGGCGCTGGAGTTGTCGATGACGACCGCGCCGCCCTCCACCCAGCGGGGGGCCTTTTCCTTGCTGATGGACCCGCCCGCCGAGGCGAGCACCAGGTCGGTGGGCAGCGCACCCTCCGGCGTGGCCTGCACCGTCAGCGGCTGCCCGCGAAACTCCAGCGTGCTGCCCGCGCTGCGCGGCGAGGCATAGAGTTGCAGCTCGCTGAACTTGAGGCTCGACGTTTCCAGCACCTTCATCAGTTCGTGGCCGACGGCCCCGGTGGCTCCCACAATGGCGACGCGCATATCTTCCCTCCTGACCGGAAAAAACCGCCCGCGCATGTCTTGCGGGGCGGCTGGCCCGGCGCACCGCCCTCAGGGGGCCACAGTGACAGCCGAAGCACTCATGCGGTCAGGGTAGTGGGTGGGGCACGGGGGGTCAAGCGAGGCGCGGGCGTACAATGCCCGGCATGGCTTTTGCACCGCTGTCCCCCGACCTCTCGCGGCAACTGGAAGCGCTCGGCGGGCAACTGGTGTGGCGCATCGGCAAGGACGAACTCAGCGACAACGTGGTGGTTCGCCTGGGGTACGCCTCGGCCGCGCCACGGTTTGCCCACCTGCCCCGGCTGCGCAGCGCGGGCGACGCCGAGGTGCAGGAAGCGGCGCAGAGCGGGCGGCTCGTGATCAAGTGGGTGGACTGAGTGGGCAGGCAGAAGGTGCAGACGTGATTTTGCGGGCCGAGCAGACCTTCGGCCTGCGCCACCCCCACGGGCAGGCGGCGGCGCTCGCCTTCGTGCGTGACCCGGCGGCGGCCCTCGCCGGGGTGCGCTTCCTGCGGGGGCTGGACGCCAGCGAGACGGAGGTCTGGGGCGAACTGCTGGTGACTGTTCCGCTGCTGGGCGAGGTGGACCTGCCGTTTCGCAGCGAACTGCGCCGCACGCCTCAGGGCGCCGAGCTGCTTCCCCGGCCTCTGACCGGCGAGCGGGCCTGGGTCGCGGTGTCGGGGCAGGCGGCGGCAGGCGGGGCGGGCGAGATGACCTTCCAGTTTCAGTTCGAGGCCCACCTCGCCACCCCGGAGGCCGAGGGCTGGGGCGGGGCGGCCTTTGAAAAGATGGTGCAGGCGGCGGCGGGCCGCACGCTGGAACGCGTCGCCAAGGCGCTGCCCGAGGGCCTGGCGGCGGGCTTGCCCCCAGCCTGAGCCGCAAGCGGCGGGCCACCGCTGCTGCCGGCCCCCTTGCCTGGCCCCTTGTCTGGCCCCCTTGCTTGAGCAGGGGCGCAGCGTGTAAAATCTTCGCTTGGTCAAGTGGGGCAGGGCGACCAACGGCTCCGCGCCTGTGCGCGTGCGCGGCCCGAACCCCAGACAGAAGCCTCCCGAGGGAGCGCGACTGGACTACGAAGGAGGGCTGTATGCCCAAGATGAAGACTCACAAGATGGCCAAGCGCCGGATCAAGATCACCGGCACCGGCAAGGTCATGGCGTTCAAGAGCGGCAAGCGCCACCAGAACACCGGCAAGAGCGGCGACGAGATTCGCGGCAAGGGCAAGGGCTTCGTGCTCGCTAAGGCCGAGTGGTCCCGGATGAAACTCATGCTCCCGAGGGGGAAATAAACCATGCCACGCGCCAAAACCGGGATTGTCCGCCGCCGCCGTCACAAGAAGGTCCTCAAGCGCGCCAAGGGCTTCTGGGGCAGCCGCTCCAAGCAGTACCGCAACGCCTTCCAGACCCTGCTCAACGCCGCGACCTACGAGTACCGTGACCGCCGCAACAAGAAGCGCGATTTCCGCCGCCTGTGGATTCAGCGCATCAACGCGGGCGCAAGGTTGCACGGCATGAACTACTCGACCTTCATCAACGGTCTGAAGCGCGCGAACATCGACCTCAACCGTAAGGTGCTCGCCGATATCGCCGCCCGCGAACCCGAAGCCTTCAAGGCGCTCGTGGACGCCTCGCGCAACGCTCGTCAGTAATACGGATTCCGATTGAATCCAGCAGATTTCTGGATTCAATCCGACTGAAAGGAGTAGGAAAAGATACGGATTTCGCGATATGGATGCACAGGCGGTGTAGTTCCGACTGTGCAGGAATTTAGCGGAATCCGTATAAGGCGGGGCGTTTGCCCGAGACTGCTCTCCCAGGTGG is from Deinococcus wulumuqiensis R12 and encodes:
- the rplT gene encoding 50S ribosomal protein L20, yielding MPRAKTGIVRRRRHKKVLKRAKGFWGSRSKQYRNAFQTLLNAATYEYRDRRNKKRDFRRLWIQRINAGARLHGMNYSTFINGLKRANIDLNRKVLADIAAREPEAFKALVDASRNARQ
- the rpmI gene encoding 50S ribosomal protein L35, whose amino-acid sequence is MPKMKTHKMAKRRIKITGTGKVMAFKSGKRHQNTGKSGDEIRGKGKGFVLAKAEWSRMKLMLPRGK
- a CDS encoding DUF3809 domain-containing protein, producing MILRAEQTFGLRHPHGQAAALAFVRDPAAALAGVRFLRGLDASETEVWGELLVTVPLLGEVDLPFRSELRRTPQGAELLPRPLTGERAWVAVSGQAAAGGAGEMTFQFQFEAHLATPEAEGWGGAAFEKMVQAAAGRTLERVAKALPEGLAAGLPPA
- a CDS encoding DUF3248 domain-containing protein, producing MPGMAFAPLSPDLSRQLEALGGQLVWRIGKDELSDNVVVRLGYASAAPRFAHLPRLRSAGDAEVQEAAQSGRLVIKWVD
- a CDS encoding aspartate-semialdehyde dehydrogenase, with amino-acid sequence MRVAIVGATGAVGHELMKVLETSSLKFSELQLYASPRSAGSTLEFRGQPLTVQATPEGALPTDLVLASAGGSISKEKAPRWVEGGAVVIDNSSAFRYDEDVPLVVPEVNGEAALKHRGIIANPNCTTAIAVVAVAPIHRKYGVKRMIVSTYQATSGAGQKGMDELLAETHKVLHGQDAGHQEFAHPIPFNVIPHIDVFQDNGYTKEEMKVAWETRKILGDESLLISCTAVRIPTLRTHSEAITLELERPATPEDIRELLATAAGVEVRDNPDQKLYPMPLTASGKYDVEVGRIRQSLVFGGGIDLFVAGDQLLKGAALNAVQIAEDLQRRGGLPGH